AAGTGCATCTTCAGACGATGAACGCCGCAGTTAAACGAATCGAGGAAAAGCTAGACTACAATCAAAAAAATTATATGCAAAGGACTGAAGTTGATGAAATGTTCAAGTTCCGTGATCGAGAAATACGAGACTTAAAACTAGCGCAAGAAAAGTTGGAAAGTAACAAAAAAGCACATATATCTATGTGGATTTCAGGACTGTCATTGGCAGTCCTTTTATTATTTAATATTTTAAATTTCTTTAAATGAGAGGGGGTGAGAGCATGGGGAACTTTGATGCAGCTTCAATTAGTCGTTATGTCGTATTAGTAATTGCTGTGATTAATAGTGTCTTAAATCTGATTGGATACCAAACGATTGATGACAAAATTACAAACGATTTAGTAGCCGTAATTACAGGAGCATTTACTTTGTATATGGCTTGGAAGAACAACTATTTGAGCAACAAAGGATTACAACAAAAAGATGTATTAGAAAAAAATAGCTTACACTAAAAGGAGATGTTGAGTAATGGAAATTAGAAAAAATTTAGTTGACCCAAGTAAATATGGTACAAAATGCCCCTATACGATGAATCCAGAATTCATTACTGTCCACAATACTTATAACGATGCTACAGCAGCAAATGAAGTATCTTATATGATTCGCAATGATAACCAAGTATCGTTTCATATTGGGGTAGATGATAAAGAAGCTGTACAAGGAATTTCTTTAGAGCGTAATGCTTGGCATTGCGGTGATGGTGGTGGTAACGGAAATCG
This genomic interval from Bacillus thuringiensis contains the following:
- a CDS encoding phage holin; this encodes MGNFDAASISRYVVLVIAVINSVLNLIGYQTIDDKITNDLVAVITGAFTLYMAWKNNYLSNKGLQQKDVLEKNSLH